From a single Apium graveolens cultivar Ventura chromosome 2, ASM990537v1, whole genome shotgun sequence genomic region:
- the LOC141706596 gene encoding heavy metal-associated isoprenylated plant protein 16-like, whose amino-acid sequence MKQKVVIRVDMSDPKKSRAKAMKIAATFPGVESVAIKGDNKDRLEVIGNEIDTVQLAKSLRKNVGSADLISVGPAKDDKKDDLKKPHFQVYGSNAYPYNYYYGSHVPSYQPVYAVRDSYHDPNCSIM is encoded by the exons ATGAAG CAAAAGGTGGTGATCAGGGTGGACATGTCAGACCCCAAGAAGTCCAGGGCCAAGGCCATGAAGATTGCAGCTACTTTTCCTG GGGTGGAATCAGTAGCAATAAAGGGAGATAACAAGGACAGATTAGAGGTGATAGGAAATGAAATCGATACAGTCCAACTTGCTAAATCATTGCGAAAGAATGTGGGGAGTGCAGATTTAATCAGTGTTGGTCCTGctaaggatgacaagaaagatgatTTGAAGAAGCCTCATTTCCAGGTTTATGGTTCAAATGCTTACCCTTATAATTATTACTATGGTAGCCACGTTCCAAGTTATCAGCCTGTTTACGCAGTGAGAGACTCCTACCATGATCCCAATTGCTCCATTATGTGA
- the LOC141706516 gene encoding secreted RxLR effector protein 161-like: MVQKIAEFLSQSGYVMAQSDSSLFVRIREGKLAVVLIYVDDLIITGDDEEEILRTRANLSKYARDLLVRFRMLDCKSISTPMEANVKLCAHEGEDLKDSTMYRRIIGSLIYLSLTRPDISYAVGVMSRYMQNPKKSHLEAVRRILRYVKGTIDYGLLYKKGKDYNILGYCDADYAGDYDTRRSTTGYMFMLGSGVVSWCSKR; encoded by the exons ATGGTACAGAAGATTGCTGAATTTTTAAGTCAAAGTGGTTATGTAATGGCACAGTCAGATTCTAGCTTATTTGTTAGAATAAGAGAAGGCAAACTAGCAGTGGTTTTGATATACGTAGATGATTTAATTATTACTGGAGATGACGAAGAAGAAATTCTTCGCACAAGAGCAAATTTATCA AAGTATGCTAGAGACTTGCTAGTAAGGTTTAGAATGCTTGATTGTAAATCAATTTCAACACCCATGGAAGCAAATGTAAAATTATGTGCACACGAAGGGGAAGACCTGAAGGATTCAACAATGTATCGAAGAATAATTGGTAGTCTAATTTATTTGTCTCTTACTAGGCCTGATATATCTTATGCAGTTGGAGTGATGAGTCGATACATGCAAAATCCAAAGAAGTCTCATTTGGAAGCTGTTCGGAGAATACTTAGATATGTAAAGGGTACAATAGATTATGGTCTGTTGTACAAGAAAGGTAAAGATTACAATATACTTGGATATTgtgatgctgactatgcaggagATTACGATACTCGTAGATCAACTACAGGGTATATGTTTATGCTCGGATCTGGAGTTGTTTCTTGGTGTAGTAAGAGATAA
- the LOC141706594 gene encoding protein DETOXIFICATION 14-like isoform X3, protein MADEKGTVAVKTPENEDKQMVAKSTRKEFVRETKKITSIFLPMLLVSTSQYLIRFVSTFMVGHIGRLYLSGTVVSMSFTNVTGFSLLYGMASALETLCGQAYGAKQHKKLSKYTYGAIISLLLLCIPVAISWTFMEKLLILLHQDPLISHQAGKFSIWSIPALFPYAILQLLIRYLQSQYLILPLLVSSVATLAFHVPVCWALVFKFHMGSNGAALAIGLSYWFNVVILGLYAMYSPNCAETRAPFSMEVFSTIKEFFQIGIPSALMICLEWWACEIVILLAGVMKNPQLETSVLSISITVAVLHSFASNSLSAAASVRVSNELGAGNAEVVKRTVWAVLVLGFIEVGISATVLFSLRYVLGRAFVSDSEVVDYVRRMTLLICLTMILDNIHGILSGVARGTGWQRLGAYINLGSYYLVGVPVAIALGFLVHLRAKGLLIGLLTGGLVQSILLAIVTSLSDWKNEVEETKVRVLQMK, encoded by the exons ATGGCAGACGAAAAGGGGACTGTGGCAGTGAAAACACCAGAAAACGAAGACAAACAAATGGTTGCAAAATCAACAAGGAAAGAGTTTGTACGAGAGACTAAAAAGATAACTTCAATTTTCTTACCAATGTTGTTAGTTTCAACTTCACAATATTTGATAAGATTCGTGTCCACTTTTATGGTTGGCCATATTGGAAGACTTTACCTCTCCGGCACTGTAGTGTCCATGTCCTTCACAAATGTTACCGGCTTCAGTCTTCTA TATGGAATGGCCAGTGCACTGGAAACATTATGTGGCCAAGCATATGGCGCAAAGCAGCACAAAAAACTTTCCAAATACACTTATGGCGCCATTATATCTCTGCTTTTACTTTGCATACCAGTAGCTATCTCATGGACTTTTATGGAAAAACTTCTGATCCTACTCCACCAAGATCCCCTAATTTCACACCAAGCAGGAAAGTTTTCGATCTGGTCAATACCAGCATTATTTCCTTACGCTATTCTTCAACTGTTGATTCGATACTTGCAGTCTCAGTATCTGATTCTTCCTTTGCTCGTAAGCTCAGTTGCAACTCTGGCATTTCATGTCCCAGTTTGCTGGGCTCTTGTTTTTAAGTTTCATATGGGAAGTAACGGAGCAGCACTTGCTATTGGTCTATCATATTGGTTCAATGTCGTTATTCTTGGCCTTTATGCCATGTATTCACCGAATTGTGCTGAGACTCGTGCTCCTTTTTCTATGGAGGTCTTTAGTACAATCAAGGAGTTTTTCCAGATTGGTATCCCATCTGCTCTCATGATTTG TCTCGAATGGTGGGCCTGTGAGATAGTCATACTTCTGGCTGGGGTAATGAAAAATCCCCAACTGGAGACTTCAGTGCTCTCAATAAG TATTACAGTCGCTGTCCTGCATAGTTTTGCCTCAAACTCTCTTTCAGCTGCTGCAAG TGTTCGGGTTTCAAATGAGCTAGGGGCTGGAAATGCAGAGGTTGTTAAAAGGACTGTCTGGGCAGTTTTGGTTCTTGGATTTATCGAGGTTGGCATTTCAGCGACAGTACTTTTCTCCCTGCGCTATGTTTTGGGACGTGCATTTGTAAGCGATAGCGAAGTAGTGGACTATGTTAGAAGAATGACTCTGTTGATATGTCTTACAATGATCTTAGACAACATTCATGGGATACTCTCTG GAGTTGCAAGAGGAACCGGGTGGCAGCGTCTTGGGGCTTATATTAATCTCGGGTCATATTATCTAGTCGGAGTTCCTGTGGCTATAGCATTGGGTTTTCTGGTGCATTTGAGGGCCAAGGGTCTTTTGATCGGTTTACTAACAGGAGGTCTGGTGCAAAGTATTCTGCTTGCTATTGTAACAAGTTTATCAGATTGGAAAAATGAG GTAGAAGAGACGAAGGTAAGGGTGCTTCAGATGAAGTGA
- the LOC141706594 gene encoding protein DETOXIFICATION 14-like isoform X1 — protein MADEKGTVAVKTPENEDKQMVAKSTRKEFVRETKKITSIFLPMLLVSTSQYLIRFVSTFMVGHIGRLYLSGTVVSMSFTNVTGFSLLYGMASALETLCGQAYGAKQHKKLSKYTYGAIISLLLLCIPVAISWTFMEKLLILLHQDPLISHQAGKFSIWSIPALFPYAILQLLIRYLQSQYLILPLLVSSVATLAFHVPVCWALVFKFHMGSNGAALAIGLSYWFNVVILGLYAMYSPNCAETRAPFSMEVFSTIKEFFQIGIPSALMICLEWWACEIVILLAGVMKNPQLETSVLSISITVAVLHSFASNSLSAAASVRVSNELGAGNAEVVKRTVWAVLVLGFIEVGISATVLFSLRYVLGRAFVSDSEVVDYVRRMTLLICLTMILDNIHGILSGVARGTGWQRLGAYINLGSYYLVGVPVAIALGFLVHLRAKGLLIGLLTGGRRDEGKGASDEVKNGVSIRLPARLQLKATSPFTRVLVKCLL, from the exons ATGGCAGACGAAAAGGGGACTGTGGCAGTGAAAACACCAGAAAACGAAGACAAACAAATGGTTGCAAAATCAACAAGGAAAGAGTTTGTACGAGAGACTAAAAAGATAACTTCAATTTTCTTACCAATGTTGTTAGTTTCAACTTCACAATATTTGATAAGATTCGTGTCCACTTTTATGGTTGGCCATATTGGAAGACTTTACCTCTCCGGCACTGTAGTGTCCATGTCCTTCACAAATGTTACCGGCTTCAGTCTTCTA TATGGAATGGCCAGTGCACTGGAAACATTATGTGGCCAAGCATATGGCGCAAAGCAGCACAAAAAACTTTCCAAATACACTTATGGCGCCATTATATCTCTGCTTTTACTTTGCATACCAGTAGCTATCTCATGGACTTTTATGGAAAAACTTCTGATCCTACTCCACCAAGATCCCCTAATTTCACACCAAGCAGGAAAGTTTTCGATCTGGTCAATACCAGCATTATTTCCTTACGCTATTCTTCAACTGTTGATTCGATACTTGCAGTCTCAGTATCTGATTCTTCCTTTGCTCGTAAGCTCAGTTGCAACTCTGGCATTTCATGTCCCAGTTTGCTGGGCTCTTGTTTTTAAGTTTCATATGGGAAGTAACGGAGCAGCACTTGCTATTGGTCTATCATATTGGTTCAATGTCGTTATTCTTGGCCTTTATGCCATGTATTCACCGAATTGTGCTGAGACTCGTGCTCCTTTTTCTATGGAGGTCTTTAGTACAATCAAGGAGTTTTTCCAGATTGGTATCCCATCTGCTCTCATGATTTG TCTCGAATGGTGGGCCTGTGAGATAGTCATACTTCTGGCTGGGGTAATGAAAAATCCCCAACTGGAGACTTCAGTGCTCTCAATAAG TATTACAGTCGCTGTCCTGCATAGTTTTGCCTCAAACTCTCTTTCAGCTGCTGCAAG TGTTCGGGTTTCAAATGAGCTAGGGGCTGGAAATGCAGAGGTTGTTAAAAGGACTGTCTGGGCAGTTTTGGTTCTTGGATTTATCGAGGTTGGCATTTCAGCGACAGTACTTTTCTCCCTGCGCTATGTTTTGGGACGTGCATTTGTAAGCGATAGCGAAGTAGTGGACTATGTTAGAAGAATGACTCTGTTGATATGTCTTACAATGATCTTAGACAACATTCATGGGATACTCTCTG GAGTTGCAAGAGGAACCGGGTGGCAGCGTCTTGGGGCTTATATTAATCTCGGGTCATATTATCTAGTCGGAGTTCCTGTGGCTATAGCATTGGGTTTTCTGGTGCATTTGAGGGCCAAGGGTCTTTTGATCGGTTTACTAACAGGAG GTAGAAGAGACGAAGGTAAGGGTGCTTCAGATGAAGTGAAAAACGGTGTTTCCATTAGGCTCCCTGCACGACTGCAGCTGAAGGCAACGTCTCCATTTACCAGAGTGTTAGTAAAATGTTTATTGTAA
- the LOC141706594 gene encoding protein DETOXIFICATION 14-like isoform X4 → MADEKGTVAVKTPENEDKQMVAKSTRKEFVRETKKITSIFLPMLLVSTSQYLIRFVSTFMVGHIGRLYLSGTVVSMSFTNVTGFSLLYGMASALETLCGQAYGAKQHKKLSKYTYGAIISLLLLCIPVAISWTFMEKLLILLHQDPLISHQAGKFSIWSIPALFPYAILQLLIRYLQSQYLILPLLVSSVATLAFHVPVCWALVFKFHMGSNGAALAIGLSYWFNVVILGLYAMYSPNCAETRAPFSMEVFSTIKEFFQIGIPSALMICLEWWACEIVILLAGVMKNPQLETSVLSISITVAVLHSFASNSLSAAASVRVSNELGAGNAEVVKRTVWAVLVLGFIEVGISATVLFSLRYVLGRAFVSDSEVVDYVRRMTLLICLTMILDNIHGILSGVARGTGWQRLGAYINLGSYYLVGVPVAIALGFLVHLRAKGLLIGLLTGGPSESACE, encoded by the exons ATGGCAGACGAAAAGGGGACTGTGGCAGTGAAAACACCAGAAAACGAAGACAAACAAATGGTTGCAAAATCAACAAGGAAAGAGTTTGTACGAGAGACTAAAAAGATAACTTCAATTTTCTTACCAATGTTGTTAGTTTCAACTTCACAATATTTGATAAGATTCGTGTCCACTTTTATGGTTGGCCATATTGGAAGACTTTACCTCTCCGGCACTGTAGTGTCCATGTCCTTCACAAATGTTACCGGCTTCAGTCTTCTA TATGGAATGGCCAGTGCACTGGAAACATTATGTGGCCAAGCATATGGCGCAAAGCAGCACAAAAAACTTTCCAAATACACTTATGGCGCCATTATATCTCTGCTTTTACTTTGCATACCAGTAGCTATCTCATGGACTTTTATGGAAAAACTTCTGATCCTACTCCACCAAGATCCCCTAATTTCACACCAAGCAGGAAAGTTTTCGATCTGGTCAATACCAGCATTATTTCCTTACGCTATTCTTCAACTGTTGATTCGATACTTGCAGTCTCAGTATCTGATTCTTCCTTTGCTCGTAAGCTCAGTTGCAACTCTGGCATTTCATGTCCCAGTTTGCTGGGCTCTTGTTTTTAAGTTTCATATGGGAAGTAACGGAGCAGCACTTGCTATTGGTCTATCATATTGGTTCAATGTCGTTATTCTTGGCCTTTATGCCATGTATTCACCGAATTGTGCTGAGACTCGTGCTCCTTTTTCTATGGAGGTCTTTAGTACAATCAAGGAGTTTTTCCAGATTGGTATCCCATCTGCTCTCATGATTTG TCTCGAATGGTGGGCCTGTGAGATAGTCATACTTCTGGCTGGGGTAATGAAAAATCCCCAACTGGAGACTTCAGTGCTCTCAATAAG TATTACAGTCGCTGTCCTGCATAGTTTTGCCTCAAACTCTCTTTCAGCTGCTGCAAG TGTTCGGGTTTCAAATGAGCTAGGGGCTGGAAATGCAGAGGTTGTTAAAAGGACTGTCTGGGCAGTTTTGGTTCTTGGATTTATCGAGGTTGGCATTTCAGCGACAGTACTTTTCTCCCTGCGCTATGTTTTGGGACGTGCATTTGTAAGCGATAGCGAAGTAGTGGACTATGTTAGAAGAATGACTCTGTTGATATGTCTTACAATGATCTTAGACAACATTCATGGGATACTCTCTG GAGTTGCAAGAGGAACCGGGTGGCAGCGTCTTGGGGCTTATATTAATCTCGGGTCATATTATCTAGTCGGAGTTCCTGTGGCTATAGCATTGGGTTTTCTGGTGCATTTGAGGGCCAAGGGTCTTTTGATCGGTTTACTAACAGGAG GACCTAGTGAAAGTGCTTGTGAATAA
- the LOC141706594 gene encoding protein DETOXIFICATION 14-like isoform X5, which translates to MNGMGRRMKILKILSISFIPTKHNITYGMASALETLCGQAYGAKQHKKLSKYTYGAIISLLLLCIPVAISWTFMEKLLILLHQDPLISHQAGKFSIWSIPALFPYAILQLLIRYLQSQYLILPLLVSSVATLAFHVPVCWALVFKFHMGSNGAALAIGLSYWFNVVILGLYAMYSPNCAETRAPFSMEVFSTIKEFFQIGIPSALMICLEWWACEIVILLAGVMKNPQLETSVLSISITVAVLHSFASNSLSAAASVRVSNELGAGNAEVVKRTVWAVLVLGFIEVGISATVLFSLRYVLGRAFVSDSEVVDYVRRMTLLICLTMILDNIHGILSGVARGTGWQRLGAYINLGSYYLVGVPVAIALGFLVHLRAKGLLIGLLTGGRRDEGKGASDEVKNGVSIRLPARLQLKATSPFTRVLVKCLL; encoded by the exons ATGAATGGAATGGGGCGAAGAATGAAGATTTTGAAAATTCTGTCAATTTCATTCATCCCAACCAAACACAACATTACG TATGGAATGGCCAGTGCACTGGAAACATTATGTGGCCAAGCATATGGCGCAAAGCAGCACAAAAAACTTTCCAAATACACTTATGGCGCCATTATATCTCTGCTTTTACTTTGCATACCAGTAGCTATCTCATGGACTTTTATGGAAAAACTTCTGATCCTACTCCACCAAGATCCCCTAATTTCACACCAAGCAGGAAAGTTTTCGATCTGGTCAATACCAGCATTATTTCCTTACGCTATTCTTCAACTGTTGATTCGATACTTGCAGTCTCAGTATCTGATTCTTCCTTTGCTCGTAAGCTCAGTTGCAACTCTGGCATTTCATGTCCCAGTTTGCTGGGCTCTTGTTTTTAAGTTTCATATGGGAAGTAACGGAGCAGCACTTGCTATTGGTCTATCATATTGGTTCAATGTCGTTATTCTTGGCCTTTATGCCATGTATTCACCGAATTGTGCTGAGACTCGTGCTCCTTTTTCTATGGAGGTCTTTAGTACAATCAAGGAGTTTTTCCAGATTGGTATCCCATCTGCTCTCATGATTTG TCTCGAATGGTGGGCCTGTGAGATAGTCATACTTCTGGCTGGGGTAATGAAAAATCCCCAACTGGAGACTTCAGTGCTCTCAATAAG TATTACAGTCGCTGTCCTGCATAGTTTTGCCTCAAACTCTCTTTCAGCTGCTGCAAG TGTTCGGGTTTCAAATGAGCTAGGGGCTGGAAATGCAGAGGTTGTTAAAAGGACTGTCTGGGCAGTTTTGGTTCTTGGATTTATCGAGGTTGGCATTTCAGCGACAGTACTTTTCTCCCTGCGCTATGTTTTGGGACGTGCATTTGTAAGCGATAGCGAAGTAGTGGACTATGTTAGAAGAATGACTCTGTTGATATGTCTTACAATGATCTTAGACAACATTCATGGGATACTCTCTG GAGTTGCAAGAGGAACCGGGTGGCAGCGTCTTGGGGCTTATATTAATCTCGGGTCATATTATCTAGTCGGAGTTCCTGTGGCTATAGCATTGGGTTTTCTGGTGCATTTGAGGGCCAAGGGTCTTTTGATCGGTTTACTAACAGGAG GTAGAAGAGACGAAGGTAAGGGTGCTTCAGATGAAGTGAAAAACGGTGTTTCCATTAGGCTCCCTGCACGACTGCAGCTGAAGGCAACGTCTCCATTTACCAGAGTGTTAGTAAAATGTTTATTGTAA
- the LOC141706594 gene encoding protein DETOXIFICATION 14-like isoform X2 yields MADEKGTVAVKTPENEDKQMVAKSTRKEFVRETKKITSIFLPMLLVSTSQYLIRFVSTFMVGHIGRLYLSGTVVSMSFTNVTGFSLLYGMASALETLCGQAYGAKQHKKLSKYTYGAIISLLLLCIPVAISWTFMEKLLILLHQDPLISHQAGKFSIWSIPALFPYAILQLLIRYLQSQYLILPLLVSSVATLAFHVPVCWALVFKFHMGSNGAALAIGLSYWFNVVILGLYAMYSPNCAETRAPFSMEVFSTIKEFFQIGIPSALMICLEWWACEIVILLAGVMKNPQLETSVLSISITVAVLHSFASNSLSAAASVRVSNELGAGNAEVVKRTVWAVLVLGFIEVGISATVLFSLRYVLGRAFVSDSEVVDYVRRMTLLICLTMILDNIHGILSGVARGTGWQRLGAYINLGSYYLVGVPVAIALGFLVHLRAKGLLIGLLTGGLVQSILLAIVTSLSDWKNELLVQVEETKVRVLQMK; encoded by the exons ATGGCAGACGAAAAGGGGACTGTGGCAGTGAAAACACCAGAAAACGAAGACAAACAAATGGTTGCAAAATCAACAAGGAAAGAGTTTGTACGAGAGACTAAAAAGATAACTTCAATTTTCTTACCAATGTTGTTAGTTTCAACTTCACAATATTTGATAAGATTCGTGTCCACTTTTATGGTTGGCCATATTGGAAGACTTTACCTCTCCGGCACTGTAGTGTCCATGTCCTTCACAAATGTTACCGGCTTCAGTCTTCTA TATGGAATGGCCAGTGCACTGGAAACATTATGTGGCCAAGCATATGGCGCAAAGCAGCACAAAAAACTTTCCAAATACACTTATGGCGCCATTATATCTCTGCTTTTACTTTGCATACCAGTAGCTATCTCATGGACTTTTATGGAAAAACTTCTGATCCTACTCCACCAAGATCCCCTAATTTCACACCAAGCAGGAAAGTTTTCGATCTGGTCAATACCAGCATTATTTCCTTACGCTATTCTTCAACTGTTGATTCGATACTTGCAGTCTCAGTATCTGATTCTTCCTTTGCTCGTAAGCTCAGTTGCAACTCTGGCATTTCATGTCCCAGTTTGCTGGGCTCTTGTTTTTAAGTTTCATATGGGAAGTAACGGAGCAGCACTTGCTATTGGTCTATCATATTGGTTCAATGTCGTTATTCTTGGCCTTTATGCCATGTATTCACCGAATTGTGCTGAGACTCGTGCTCCTTTTTCTATGGAGGTCTTTAGTACAATCAAGGAGTTTTTCCAGATTGGTATCCCATCTGCTCTCATGATTTG TCTCGAATGGTGGGCCTGTGAGATAGTCATACTTCTGGCTGGGGTAATGAAAAATCCCCAACTGGAGACTTCAGTGCTCTCAATAAG TATTACAGTCGCTGTCCTGCATAGTTTTGCCTCAAACTCTCTTTCAGCTGCTGCAAG TGTTCGGGTTTCAAATGAGCTAGGGGCTGGAAATGCAGAGGTTGTTAAAAGGACTGTCTGGGCAGTTTTGGTTCTTGGATTTATCGAGGTTGGCATTTCAGCGACAGTACTTTTCTCCCTGCGCTATGTTTTGGGACGTGCATTTGTAAGCGATAGCGAAGTAGTGGACTATGTTAGAAGAATGACTCTGTTGATATGTCTTACAATGATCTTAGACAACATTCATGGGATACTCTCTG GAGTTGCAAGAGGAACCGGGTGGCAGCGTCTTGGGGCTTATATTAATCTCGGGTCATATTATCTAGTCGGAGTTCCTGTGGCTATAGCATTGGGTTTTCTGGTGCATTTGAGGGCCAAGGGTCTTTTGATCGGTTTACTAACAGGAGGTCTGGTGCAAAGTATTCTGCTTGCTATTGTAACAAGTTTATCAGATTGGAAAAATGAG CTTCTCGTACAGGTAGAAGAGACGAAGGTAAGGGTGCTTCAGATGAAGTGA